The genomic interval TCGTGTTTGTATGCAATTATGGCATCTAATTGTCCTGTTTCTAATACTGTTTTAAGAGTTTCTTCAGGAAAGATTTGTTTTGAATTTCTGTCTGTTCCAATAATTCGCTCCTTAATAGATGAATCATCATAATAGATACCCGCTAACTTTCCTGTAATGATTCCATAATACCCTTTTGGGTCAAGCTCTGGATCTGTCCTACCGAATTTAAACCCGCTTTTGGAAACTACATCATACCAAGGTACCTCTCCCTTCCTTGCTTTTTCTAAATCTTCAAAATATTGACTATTAGAATTATATGCTATTACAATTTCAGCCGACCCAAATTTTATGAGCCAATCTACCAATGGAGGTGTAGTATTCATTAACATCACTATTGGAACAGTTCCTGCACTGACAAATACATCTGGTGTCCTAAATTTGTCTTTGATTAAATTCGCTACTTGTACGGACCCCTTACCTTCTCCTTCATAGAAGTAACCTGATTCATTTTGAAATGCAGGGCCCATAATATCCTCAAATATCTTTACCAAAGATCCAGCATACATTACAAAGACTTTTTTCTGATTATCTGTACTAGTACCATTAGCTGTTATATTATCAACCATCAAGGAGACAGCATACAATCCCACTACCAGGGTAACCAAGATCGCAATGAACACTTTGTTACCTCTCTTCATTGACTTTCTAATTTTTAGTAATAGCAAATTGATATTCACGGTATTCAATACCTTTGGTGTGTCATATAATTAAAGATAGGTATCTGTTACACTGATATTAACAATAGTATCTGATTTGTCAAACTTATATCCAACAATTGATTGTGAAATTCATGCAGAGTCGTCAAATTTCACATTATGCTAAAATTGTTTTTATGCTTTACGAATCCAGTCCAGAATAAAACCTTTGGCCAATCTTATATCTTTAAAAAT from Candidatus Nitrosocosmicus hydrocola carries:
- a CDS encoding extracellular solute-binding protein, which produces MNINLLLLKIRKSMKRGNKVFIAILVTLVVGLYAVSLMVDNITANGTSTDNQKKVFVMYAGSLVKIFEDIMGPAFQNESGYFYEGEGKGSVQVANLIKDKFRTPDVFVSAGTVPIVMLMNTTPPLVDWLIKFGSAEIVIAYNSNSQYFEDLEKARKGEVPWYDVVSKSGFKFGRTDPELDPKGYYGIITGKLAGIYYDDSSIKERIIGTDRNSKQIFPEETLKTVLETGQLDAIIAYKHEAVSRGLPYITLPKEINLGYPIYSDYYKLANYTMQFDDRTIYGEPVEFSITIPKTVKNMEGATSFLEFILSKNGSQLLENQGLNPINLTSQGGADHIPSSIKEVLK